The Holophagales bacterium genome has a segment encoding these proteins:
- a CDS encoding TonB-dependent receptor produces MKRLGIVLAVFAVVLFTGTALAQEQTGQIVGKITADGGESLPGVSIEIKGPSGTLVAVTDAKGDYRFARVTPGAYKLTARLQGFQTYEASRISVALGDRATVNVTLKISSVMETVVVTGERVQIAVGENSTTATMASEQISLLPKGRDFTSIVAQAAGASQETLMLGGISIDGASGSENRFVIDGVDTTQPQDGLSGQQMITDFIEEVQVKSAGYSAEFGGALGGVINAITKSGTNEFHGFVGLYYGDSSLNSNANGDDRPVYQQSWPGYYRTYDKDDATSIEPGFALGGPIIQDKLWFFAGYNPNIRKDTRVPYGSTTGYDMDRINHFFSANLKGNVGSKFVYKISANISPFEQDGNLPAFDGSTPAEADLDVNTDIPTSSYSAYADFVPTNNFYVSGRLGMYETDTETGGLDATNRISFTAGIAPFPTDSPLYKPTGFTSVPLASFRQTDEDSWKRTSAGFDLNLFATALGSHSFKAGVQYELIKNKVVFGDNGNFFETRWGLSDRFGQGVRGTYGSVAVYRFQTVGSAESTNIGLFIQDTWAIHPNFTLNLGVRTEQERVPNYGFEKDPTLPEYAMEFNFEDKLAPRLGFSWDVTGKQQLKAYGSYGTYYDITKLEMPRGSFGADRWITHVYPINEGRQDWTQWAANCGLSDNLQPAQNPCGNYFGVASKNRDLRRPTDPTDSIDPDLQPMENREFQLGLDYQLTKNSVVSARYVNKKLINTIEDIGYLVFYDDGTSGEEYITGNPGKGIVAGDPDGAGPLPAQPEAIRDYEAIELTFNKRFSNNYSLRASYVYSSLTGNYSGLASSDEFGRTDPNVARYFDGLAYGFASDGSLVDGELNTDRPHAFEVQGVYQAPWGTNVGLNFSYASGSPVSTDASFNGVNFFPNGRNDMGRLSAITQTDLLLAHPFKIGDFSLELSLNVINLFDEAEVTRVGNVKYFDDVCDATACDGSNAEYFGTIVPYNYDALMEAYYGGPEEAKAAMVPSYGRPLAFQGPRTFRFGLKFIF; encoded by the coding sequence ATGAAGAGACTAGGGATTGTTCTCGCCGTATTCGCGGTCGTTCTGTTTACCGGTACGGCACTCGCACAGGAGCAGACGGGCCAGATCGTCGGCAAGATCACGGCCGACGGAGGAGAGTCGCTTCCGGGCGTCTCGATCGAGATCAAGGGCCCGAGCGGCACGCTCGTGGCGGTCACGGACGCGAAGGGTGATTACCGCTTCGCCCGCGTGACCCCCGGCGCATACAAGCTGACGGCCCGCCTCCAGGGCTTCCAGACCTATGAGGCCTCGCGGATCTCCGTCGCCCTCGGCGACAGGGCCACCGTGAACGTCACCCTCAAGATCAGCTCGGTCATGGAGACGGTCGTCGTCACCGGCGAGCGGGTCCAGATCGCCGTCGGCGAGAACTCGACGACGGCCACGATGGCCTCCGAGCAGATCTCGCTGCTTCCCAAGGGCCGCGACTTCACCTCGATCGTCGCGCAGGCCGCCGGCGCCTCCCAGGAGACGCTCATGCTGGGCGGCATCTCGATCGACGGCGCCTCGGGCTCCGAGAACCGCTTCGTCATCGACGGCGTCGACACGACCCAGCCGCAGGACGGACTCTCCGGCCAGCAGATGATCACGGACTTCATCGAAGAGGTCCAGGTCAAGTCGGCCGGCTACTCGGCCGAGTTCGGCGGAGCGCTCGGCGGCGTCATCAACGCCATCACGAAGAGCGGCACGAACGAGTTCCACGGCTTCGTCGGCCTCTACTACGGCGACTCCAGCCTGAACTCCAACGCGAACGGCGACGATCGCCCCGTCTACCAGCAGTCGTGGCCCGGCTACTACCGGACCTACGACAAGGACGACGCGACCTCGATCGAGCCCGGCTTCGCGCTCGGCGGGCCGATCATCCAGGACAAGCTCTGGTTCTTCGCGGGCTACAACCCGAACATCCGCAAAGACACGCGCGTGCCCTACGGATCGACGACGGGCTACGACATGGACCGCATCAACCACTTCTTCTCGGCCAACCTCAAGGGGAACGTCGGGTCGAAGTTCGTCTACAAGATCTCGGCGAACATCAGCCCGTTCGAGCAGGATGGCAACCTTCCGGCCTTTGACGGCTCGACCCCCGCGGAAGCGGACCTCGACGTCAACACCGATATCCCGACCTCGAGCTATTCCGCCTACGCCGACTTCGTCCCGACGAACAACTTCTACGTGAGCGGCCGCCTCGGCATGTACGAGACGGACACGGAGACGGGCGGCCTCGACGCCACGAACCGCATCAGCTTCACCGCGGGCATCGCCCCGTTCCCGACGGACAGCCCGCTCTACAAGCCCACCGGCTTCACGAGCGTTCCGCTGGCTTCCTTCCGGCAGACGGACGAGGACAGCTGGAAGCGCACGTCGGCCGGCTTCGACCTGAACCTCTTCGCGACCGCCCTGGGCAGCCACTCCTTCAAGGCGGGCGTCCAGTACGAGCTGATCAAGAACAAGGTCGTCTTCGGCGACAACGGCAACTTCTTCGAGACCCGCTGGGGCCTCTCGGACCGCTTCGGGCAGGGCGTCCGGGGCACGTACGGCTCGGTGGCGGTCTATCGGTTCCAGACCGTCGGATCGGCCGAGAGCACCAACATCGGCCTCTTCATCCAGGACACCTGGGCGATCCACCCGAACTTCACGCTCAACCTCGGCGTCCGCACCGAGCAGGAGCGGGTCCCGAACTACGGCTTCGAGAAGGACCCGACCCTTCCCGAGTACGCCATGGAGTTCAACTTCGAGGACAAGCTGGCTCCCCGCCTCGGCTTCTCCTGGGACGTCACGGGCAAGCAGCAGCTGAAGGCCTACGGCAGCTACGGCACCTACTACGACATCACGAAGCTCGAGATGCCGCGCGGCTCCTTCGGCGCCGACCGGTGGATCACGCACGTCTACCCGATCAACGAAGGCCGGCAGGACTGGACGCAGTGGGCCGCGAACTGCGGCCTCTCCGACAACCTCCAGCCCGCGCAGAACCCCTGCGGCAACTACTTCGGCGTCGCGTCGAAGAACCGCGACCTGCGCAGGCCGACCGACCCGACAGACTCCATCGACCCGGACCTCCAGCCCATGGAGAACCGTGAGTTCCAGCTCGGTCTCGACTACCAGCTCACGAAGAACTCGGTCGTCAGCGCGCGGTACGTCAACAAGAAGCTCATCAACACCATCGAAGACATCGGCTACCTCGTGTTCTACGACGACGGCACCTCCGGCGAGGAATACATCACCGGCAACCCCGGCAAGGGCATCGTCGCCGGCGACCCGGACGGAGCGGGCCCGCTTCCGGCCCAGCCCGAAGCGATTCGTGACTACGAGGCGATCGAGCTCACCTTCAACAAGCGCTTCTCCAACAACTACTCCCTCCGCGCCTCCTACGTCTACAGCAGCCTGACCGGCAACTACTCCGGCCTCGCGAGCTCCGACGAGTTCGGCCGCACCGACCCGAACGTCGCCCGCTACTTCGACGGTCTCGCCTACGGCTTTGCGTCGGACGGCTCTCTCGTCGACGGCGAGCTCAACACCGACCGTCCGCACGCCTTCGAGGTTCAGGGCGTCTACCAGGCTCCCTGGGGCACGAACGTCGGCCTGAACTTCTCGTACGCGTCGGGCAGCCCGGTCTCGACGGACGCCTCCTTCAACGGCGTCAACTTCTTCCCCAACGGCCGCAACGACATGGGCCGCCTCTCGGCCATCACCCAGACCGACCTTCTCCTCGCTCACCCCTTCAAGATCGGTGACTTCAGCCTCGAGCTGAGCCTGAACGTCATCAACCTCTTCGACGAGGCCGAGGTGACCCGCGTCGGCAACGTCAAGTACTTCGACGACGTCTGCGACGCGACCGCCTGCGACGGCTCGAACGCCGAGTACTTCGGCACCATCGTTCCCTACAACTACGACGCGTTGATGGAGGCCTACTACGGCGGGCCGGAGGAGGCCAAGGCGGCGATGGTCCCCTCCTATGGCCGGCCGTTGGCCTTCCAGGGCCCCCGGACCTTCCGCTTCGGACTGAAGTTCATCTTCTAG
- the aceA gene encoding isocitrate lyase produces MYRSQSIPELERSWSNDLRWRGIVRPYSAADVDRLRGTIQIDYPVARMGSERLWNLLHTEKFVPALGALTGNQAVQQVQAGLKAIYMSGWQVAGDANDALTMYPDQSLYPVTSVPTVIRRITNALMRADQIQHMEGKSDIYYFAPIVADAEAGFGGPLNTFELIKSMIEAGAGGIHLEDQLSSLKKCGHMGGKVLVPIHDFIQKLIAARLAADVLGVPTVFIGRTDSLGAGLIRGDIDKVDQEFLTGERTADGFFIVKGSLDYAVARACAYAPYVDVVWCETSTPDIGEARAFAQGVHEKFPGKLLAYNCSPSFNWKKKLSDAEIATFQEELGEMGYKFQFITLAGFHTLNASMFKLAYNYAKTGMTAFAALQEEEFQMEREWGFKAIKHQRFVGAGYFDQIQQTVAGGEVATAALKGSTEEEQFDKH; encoded by the coding sequence ATGTACCGAAGCCAGTCCATTCCGGAGCTCGAGCGGTCCTGGTCCAACGACCTCAGGTGGCGCGGGATCGTCCGCCCGTACAGCGCCGCCGACGTGGACCGCCTTCGCGGCACGATCCAGATCGACTACCCGGTGGCCCGCATGGGCTCCGAGCGCCTCTGGAACCTTCTCCACACGGAGAAGTTCGTTCCGGCCCTCGGAGCGCTGACGGGCAACCAGGCCGTGCAGCAGGTGCAGGCCGGCCTCAAGGCGATCTACATGTCGGGCTGGCAGGTGGCGGGCGACGCGAACGACGCCCTCACGATGTACCCCGACCAGAGCCTCTACCCGGTGACGAGCGTCCCCACCGTCATCCGGCGGATCACGAACGCCCTCATGCGCGCCGACCAGATCCAGCACATGGAAGGCAAGTCCGACATCTACTACTTCGCGCCGATCGTGGCCGACGCGGAGGCCGGCTTCGGCGGCCCGCTGAACACGTTCGAGCTGATCAAGTCGATGATCGAGGCGGGCGCCGGCGGCATCCACCTCGAGGACCAGCTCTCCTCGCTGAAGAAGTGCGGCCACATGGGCGGCAAGGTCCTCGTCCCGATCCACGACTTCATCCAGAAGCTCATCGCCGCACGCCTCGCGGCCGACGTCCTCGGCGTCCCGACGGTCTTCATCGGCCGGACCGACTCCCTCGGCGCCGGGCTGATCCGCGGCGACATCGACAAGGTCGACCAGGAGTTCCTCACCGGCGAGCGGACGGCCGACGGCTTCTTCATCGTCAAGGGAAGCCTCGACTACGCCGTCGCCCGCGCCTGCGCCTACGCGCCCTACGTCGACGTCGTCTGGTGCGAGACCTCCACGCCCGACATCGGCGAGGCCCGGGCCTTCGCCCAGGGCGTCCACGAGAAGTTCCCCGGCAAGCTCCTCGCCTACAACTGCTCCCCCTCGTTCAACTGGAAGAAGAAGCTTTCCGACGCCGAGATCGCCACCTTCCAGGAGGAGCTCGGCGAGATGGGCTACAAGTTCCAGTTCATCACGCTCGCCGGCTTCCACACGCTGAACGCCTCCATGTTCAAGCTCGCGTACAACTACGCCAAGACCGGGATGACCGCCTTCGCCGCCCTCCAGGAGGAGGAGTTCCAGATGGAGCGCGAGTGGGGCTTCAAGGCGATCAAGCACCAGCGCTTCGTCGGCGCCGGCTACTTCGACCAGATCCAGCAGACCGTCGCCGGCGGCGAGGTCGCCACCGCGGCGCTCAAGGGCTCCACGGAAGAGGAGCAGTTCGACAAGCACTGA